One Tunturibacter gelidoferens genomic region harbors:
- a CDS encoding TonB-dependent receptor, producing MHTDLNRHRQTLAGKLLLLLCLLLFPVLGLRAQTDTGRVTGIVTDPSGAVIPGTTLKLINTDTGITLSVTAGNDGNFTFSAVPRGNYRVEASHSGFQSVNQSFALQVSQVQTIEFKMTIGSSNETVEVTDAAPVVDVSTSSTGAVIEGKQVTDLPLNGRNFTSLANLIPGVTRGAFNSDASGRNGNVETFRYSDSGGGALSVNGLRQQSNNFILDGVDNNESLVNSIVFFTPPEAIQEFRVTTSVAPAEFGRAGGAILQNSVKSGTNSIHGSAFGYFRDQIFDANPLYFNPGNPAPAFQRKQFGVAAGGPLWKDKIFLFGDYQALRQKQPKDTGFYTVPTALMRQGNFSELLGQNVTSNPGAFSSATGCPAPAANATLVVGAIYDPTTCQPFAGNIIPQNRINSAGLKYLNAFDAPTRGGILNNYFAVRKAIQNFNDFDVRLDYHVSQKDSIFVRYSYGQDNLNVNSLFTNLPAGFASGANVNHPRGGAAGYTHIFTSNLVNEFRFGYIRPEFAYINPDQGTPISANLGIVNANRNPLLGGGALIGGSNTQIEYTGDGGPYSVPEKTFQYLDSVTYTRGKHTMKAGANVLRREVDFFQGNDSKGYFVLGGVNYPGTGRFTGYETSEILAGFSDYEIGAASTFFKTFNYETGYFVQDDWKATRRLTLNLGIRYDLYTYPYEQNNNQANYDFATASLQVAGVNGNSRSLINTDKNNFAPRIGFAYDLYGNGKTSLRGGYGIFYFLDRGGVGNQLSNQPGFNGVNQYAATNGYRITFTGQSPTTPNDAASATAALPIPAFGPGAINSINLSNATVIAVPKNNQNGSVTQYNLQVQQQLDHATSLNIAYVGNKSDHLMTWYNANSPVLDGTTKGLFPNRGTITEGLAGGSSKYDGLQIYLDRHVGSSFLATVAYTWSHTRDNSSGAFSSGAGASSSGRIFITQQGVDLPANYGNSDQDQRNVFVASAVYSLPVGRGKMFGSNMSHALDEVVGGWQLNTIVTLDSGTPIDLNTTGSPGTIDNRPDLISFSKVSRQLVGGSTNSNNRTFFTGVFATPPINSSGIFTRPGTLQRNAFAGPGYKTVDLGLFKGFHITERVNAEFRAQAYNLFNTPQFGNPDTNIRDGVNVPGSTTIFTTGANASGANNGFGSINSIRLNTERQLELAAHINF from the coding sequence ATGCACACTGATCTCAACCGACATCGGCAGACACTCGCCGGCAAATTATTACTGCTCCTCTGTCTGCTGCTCTTCCCAGTCCTCGGGCTGCGGGCCCAGACAGACACAGGTCGAGTCACTGGTATTGTTACCGACCCCTCTGGTGCCGTCATCCCGGGTACCACGCTCAAACTCATTAATACTGACACTGGCATTACGCTTTCCGTAACCGCTGGGAACGACGGAAATTTCACCTTCTCCGCCGTCCCCCGTGGCAACTACCGCGTTGAAGCCAGCCACAGCGGATTTCAGAGCGTCAATCAGTCCTTCGCTCTACAGGTCTCCCAGGTCCAGACCATCGAGTTCAAAATGACCATCGGCTCCTCCAACGAAACCGTTGAGGTAACCGATGCCGCTCCAGTCGTCGACGTCTCTACCTCATCCACCGGAGCTGTCATTGAGGGCAAGCAGGTCACCGATCTCCCTCTCAACGGCCGCAACTTTACCAGTCTTGCCAATCTGATCCCCGGTGTCACCCGCGGAGCCTTCAACTCTGACGCCAGCGGCCGCAACGGTAACGTCGAAACCTTCCGCTATTCAGACTCCGGCGGTGGCGCTCTCTCGGTCAACGGACTCCGTCAGCAGTCCAACAACTTCATCCTCGATGGAGTCGACAACAACGAATCTCTCGTAAATTCCATCGTCTTCTTCACCCCGCCCGAAGCCATCCAGGAGTTCCGGGTCACCACATCCGTTGCCCCCGCAGAGTTCGGTCGCGCCGGCGGTGCCATCCTTCAGAACTCCGTCAAATCCGGAACCAACAGCATCCATGGCTCGGCCTTCGGATACTTCCGCGATCAGATCTTCGACGCCAACCCCCTTTACTTCAATCCCGGCAATCCAGCGCCAGCCTTTCAGCGCAAACAGTTCGGCGTTGCCGCAGGGGGACCCCTCTGGAAAGACAAGATCTTCCTCTTCGGCGACTACCAGGCACTCCGTCAGAAACAGCCAAAGGACACCGGCTTCTACACCGTCCCCACAGCACTTATGCGTCAAGGCAACTTCTCCGAGTTGCTCGGTCAAAACGTCACCAGCAATCCCGGGGCCTTCTCTTCGGCAACCGGTTGCCCCGCACCAGCCGCAAACGCGACGCTTGTGGTCGGAGCCATCTACGATCCGACAACGTGCCAGCCCTTCGCCGGAAATATCATCCCGCAAAATCGCATCAACTCCGCCGGTCTAAAGTACCTCAACGCGTTCGACGCACCCACCCGCGGCGGCATCCTGAATAACTACTTCGCAGTCCGTAAAGCGATCCAGAACTTCAACGACTTCGACGTGCGCCTCGACTATCACGTCTCCCAGAAGGATTCGATCTTCGTCCGTTACAGCTACGGCCAGGACAACCTCAACGTCAACAGCCTCTTCACCAACCTTCCGGCAGGTTTTGCCTCCGGCGCCAACGTAAACCACCCACGCGGTGGAGCGGCCGGGTACACCCACATCTTTACCTCTAATCTCGTCAACGAATTTCGCTTCGGCTACATCCGTCCCGAGTTCGCCTACATCAACCCCGACCAGGGCACACCCATCTCCGCCAATCTCGGCATCGTCAATGCAAACCGCAACCCCCTTCTGGGAGGCGGCGCTCTTATCGGCGGCAGCAACACGCAGATCGAGTACACCGGTGACGGCGGTCCCTACTCCGTCCCCGAGAAAACCTTCCAGTACCTCGACAGCGTCACCTACACCCGCGGCAAACACACCATGAAAGCCGGCGCCAACGTCCTGCGCCGCGAGGTTGACTTCTTCCAGGGGAATGACTCCAAAGGCTACTTCGTCCTGGGCGGAGTGAACTATCCCGGAACGGGACGCTTCACAGGATATGAAACCTCCGAGATCCTCGCTGGCTTCTCCGACTATGAGATCGGTGCAGCCAGCACCTTCTTCAAAACCTTCAACTACGAGACCGGCTACTTCGTCCAGGACGATTGGAAGGCGACCCGCAGGCTTACTCTCAACCTCGGCATTCGCTACGATCTCTATACCTACCCGTACGAGCAGAACAACAACCAGGCGAACTATGACTTTGCCACTGCATCCCTCCAGGTTGCAGGCGTCAACGGGAACTCACGCTCGCTCATTAATACCGACAAGAACAACTTCGCACCGCGTATCGGCTTTGCCTACGATCTCTATGGCAACGGTAAGACCTCACTCCGAGGCGGCTACGGCATCTTCTACTTCCTCGACCGTGGCGGCGTCGGCAACCAACTCTCCAACCAGCCCGGCTTCAATGGAGTCAATCAGTACGCCGCGACCAACGGCTATCGCATCACCTTCACAGGTCAAAGCCCAACCACTCCTAACGACGCAGCCAGCGCAACCGCAGCTCTTCCCATACCTGCCTTCGGACCAGGTGCGATCAACTCCATCAACCTGTCGAACGCTACCGTCATCGCCGTGCCAAAGAACAATCAGAACGGTTCGGTGACGCAATACAACCTGCAAGTCCAGCAGCAGCTCGATCACGCGACCTCGCTCAACATCGCGTATGTCGGCAACAAATCCGATCACCTGATGACCTGGTACAACGCCAACTCGCCTGTCCTCGACGGCACCACGAAGGGCCTCTTCCCCAACCGCGGCACCATCACCGAGGGTCTGGCTGGCGGTTCCTCAAAGTATGACGGCCTGCAGATCTACCTTGACCGCCACGTCGGCTCGAGCTTCCTTGCAACCGTCGCGTATACCTGGTCTCACACCCGCGACAACTCGAGTGGAGCCTTCAGTTCAGGCGCAGGCGCAAGTTCCAGCGGACGCATCTTCATCACCCAGCAGGGAGTCGATCTCCCTGCCAACTACGGCAACTCCGACCAGGATCAGCGTAACGTCTTCGTCGCCAGCGCCGTCTACTCGCTGCCCGTCGGCCGAGGCAAGATGTTCGGTTCAAACATGAGCCATGCGCTCGACGAGGTCGTCGGCGGCTGGCAACTCAACACTATCGTCACCCTCGACAGCGGTACGCCGATCGACCTCAACACCACCGGCAGCCCAGGAACCATCGACAACCGGCCAGACCTCATCAGCTTCAGCAAGGTATCCCGCCAGTTAGTCGGTGGCTCGACCAACTCCAACAACCGCACCTTCTTCACTGGTGTCTTCGCGACTCCGCCCATCAACTCTTCCGGCATCTTCACCCGTCCGGGAACACTACAGCGCAACGCCTTTGCGGGGCCCGGCTACAAGACCGTGGACCTCGGTCTCTTCAAAGGTTTCCACATCACCGAACGAGTCAACGCAGAATTTCGCGCTCAGGCTTATAACCTCTTCAACACACCGCAGTTCGGCAACCCCGACACCAACATCCGCGACGGCGTCAACGTTCCCGGATCGACAACCATCTTCACCACCGGCGCAAACGCGAGCGGTGCAAATAACGGCTTCGGCAGCATCAACAGCATTCGCCTCAACACCGAACGCCAGCTTGAGCTCGCCGCTCACATCAACTTCTAG
- a CDS encoding alpha-amylase family glycosyl hydrolase encodes MRRILVALLFTVSAFAQSPRIEKIDPPNWWATMPAPMLLVKGENLTAAHFTLSDASLHINKLVISANGHYAQLWLSASPAHSQTIQINVRTPNGRTSSRYSFASRRSSSDSFAGFSSKDVMYLIMIDRFADGDPTNDGPDHAAELAKPRGWHGGDLRGITQHLDYLQQLGINTVWITPVYQNRGSQSYHGYGATDMYAVDDHFGTLADLKDLAAALHARHMKLVLDTVPNHIGPNHPWVRDSPDPTWFHGTLEHHTIAQGDFAPLTDPHAPWRDQHNVTEGWFANTLPDLNQEDPAVARYLTQNSIWWIEQGGLDGLRIDTFPYVARPFWQGFHAQLHALYPHLTTVGEVFNSDPTITSTFAGEVTRTGVDTGLDTPFDFPSYFALRDVFLKNAPMTRLADVLRLDNLYPHPERLIPFIGNHDTARFLNDPATTPRTLELAFTILTTMRGMPQIYSGDEIAMHGGEDPDNRRDFPGGFVPAPGAVQNDAFNPSSRTPEQQQSFATLQTLLALRRSHPALQTGDEQLLHADQNVLVYVRTLHTPTQPSQRILVAINKAAQPSDTIVNIEATALEGAQQANTLYGSSEATLTTNTLTLHLAPQTAAIFDLK; translated from the coding sequence ATGCGCCGTATTCTTGTAGCTCTTTTATTCACCGTATCGGCGTTCGCCCAATCTCCTCGCATCGAGAAGATCGATCCACCCAACTGGTGGGCCACTATGCCTGCGCCCATGCTTCTCGTCAAAGGCGAGAACCTCACCGCCGCGCACTTCACCCTAAGCGACGCATCGCTGCACATCAACAAACTCGTCATCTCCGCCAACGGCCACTACGCGCAACTCTGGCTCTCTGCCTCACCCGCGCACTCTCAAACAATCCAGATCAACGTCCGCACACCCAACGGCCGAACCTCGAGCCGCTACTCCTTCGCGTCCCGCCGCAGCTCCTCCGACAGCTTTGCCGGCTTCTCCTCCAAAGACGTCATGTACCTCATCATGATCGACCGCTTCGCCGACGGAGATCCCACCAACGACGGCCCCGACCACGCCGCCGAACTCGCCAAACCCCGCGGCTGGCATGGCGGAGATCTTCGCGGCATTACCCAACACCTCGACTACCTTCAGCAGCTCGGCATCAATACCGTCTGGATCACACCCGTCTACCAGAACCGCGGTAGTCAGAGCTATCACGGCTACGGCGCTACCGACATGTACGCCGTCGACGACCACTTCGGCACCCTCGCCGATCTCAAGGACCTCGCCGCCGCTCTACACGCCCGCCACATGAAGCTCGTCCTCGACACCGTTCCCAACCACATCGGCCCCAACCATCCCTGGGTTCGCGACAGCCCCGACCCCACCTGGTTCCACGGCACCCTCGAGCATCACACCATCGCCCAGGGCGACTTCGCTCCCCTCACCGACCCCCACGCTCCCTGGCGCGACCAGCACAACGTAACCGAAGGCTGGTTCGCCAACACGCTTCCCGACCTCAATCAGGAAGATCCCGCCGTAGCCCGCTACCTCACACAGAACTCCATCTGGTGGATCGAGCAGGGCGGCCTCGACGGTCTGCGCATCGACACCTTCCCATACGTCGCTCGCCCTTTCTGGCAGGGCTTCCACGCTCAGCTCCATGCACTCTATCCGCACCTCACCACCGTCGGTGAAGTCTTCAACAGCGATCCCACCATCACCTCCACATTCGCTGGCGAAGTCACCCGCACCGGCGTCGACACCGGCCTCGACACCCCCTTCGACTTCCCCTCATACTTCGCCCTCCGCGACGTCTTTCTCAAAAACGCGCCCATGACCAGGCTGGCCGACGTCCTTCGCCTCGACAATCTCTATCCGCACCCCGAGCGCCTTATCCCCTTCATCGGCAATCACGACACAGCCCGCTTCCTTAACGACCCCGCGACAACCCCGCGCACACTCGAGCTCGCCTTCACCATCCTCACCACCATGCGCGGCATGCCACAGATCTACTCCGGCGACGAGATCGCCATGCACGGCGGCGAAGATCCCGACAACCGCCGCGACTTCCCCGGCGGCTTCGTCCCCGCTCCTGGCGCTGTGCAGAACGACGCCTTCAACCCATCCTCCCGCACTCCCGAGCAGCAGCAATCCTTCGCCACACTTCAAACTCTCCTCGCTCTCCGCCGCTCTCATCCAGCCCTCCAGACCGGAGACGAGCAACTCCTCCACGCTGACCAGAACGTTCTCGTCTACGTCCGCACCCTCCACACCCCCACCCAGCCCAGCCAACGCATTCTCGTCGCGATAAACAAAGCCGCCCAGCCCTCCGACACCATCGTCAACATCGAGGCCACCGCACTCGAAGGCGCTCAACAGGCCAACACCCTCTACGGATCCTCCGAGGCAACGCTAACCACAAACACCCTCACCCTTCACCTCGCACCTCAAACAGCCGCAATCTTCGACCTCAAGTAG
- a CDS encoding bifunctional 5,10-methylenetetrahydrofolate dehydrogenase/5,10-methenyltetrahydrofolate cyclohydrolase, translating into MADAIVTKVVADVAYLKETYDVVPQLRVIQVGTDASSEVYLQNKIKSFSKIGIQVRPHTFESSVSAAEVEDLVSALSEDKSVHGIMIGLPLPTHIENAAGSARGKFDIFDRIHQFKDVDGVSRHSTAELYRGQLERLTFLPSTALAVSRILKFYGVETAGKRVVVVGRNDITGKPIHHMLGGRMGNATVSWCHRFTPKETHDDLTRAADIVITCVGSARYQLKADVLRSGSTVIDVGTRVDKNGNLIGDVDFNEVKQVAAFLTPVPRGVGPVTVACLMENVIRATKFCVGEDVRGYQL; encoded by the coding sequence GTGGCGGATGCCATCGTAACAAAAGTAGTAGCAGATGTTGCCTATCTGAAAGAAACCTACGACGTTGTCCCTCAATTGAGGGTCATACAGGTCGGAACAGATGCTTCCTCCGAAGTCTATTTGCAAAACAAAATAAAGAGCTTCTCCAAGATCGGCATCCAAGTGCGGCCCCACACCTTTGAGTCATCCGTCAGTGCGGCCGAGGTAGAAGACCTGGTGAGTGCCTTGAGTGAGGACAAGTCCGTTCATGGAATCATGATCGGATTACCGCTTCCAACTCACATCGAAAATGCCGCCGGTTCCGCAAGAGGTAAATTCGATATCTTCGACCGGATACATCAATTCAAAGACGTCGATGGTGTCTCTCGCCATTCGACGGCAGAACTCTATCGAGGCCAACTGGAACGCCTGACGTTCCTACCCTCTACGGCTCTGGCCGTAAGTCGAATACTAAAGTTCTACGGTGTCGAAACTGCAGGAAAGCGGGTCGTAGTCGTGGGCAGGAATGACATCACCGGCAAGCCGATTCACCACATGTTGGGCGGCCGCATGGGAAACGCAACGGTCTCCTGGTGCCACCGCTTTACACCGAAGGAGACGCATGACGACCTGACGAGAGCGGCGGATATAGTCATTACCTGTGTCGGCAGCGCTCGATATCAGTTGAAAGCAGATGTTCTTCGCAGCGGATCCACAGTGATCGACGTTGGCACTCGAGTCGACAAGAACGGCAATCTGATCGGTGACGTCGATTTCAATGAGGTCAAACAGGTGGCAGCTTTCTTGACGCCTGTACCCAGGGGAGTCGGACCCGTTACCGTCGCATGTCTGATGGAAAACGTAATTAGGGCTACGAAGTTTTGCGTTGGAGAAGATGTGCGCGGATACCAACTCTAG